A window of the Hordeum vulgare subsp. vulgare chromosome 5H, MorexV3_pseudomolecules_assembly, whole genome shotgun sequence genome harbors these coding sequences:
- the LOC123452440 gene encoding 40S ribosomal protein S29: MGHSNVWNSHPKNYGPGSRVCRVCGNSHGLIRKYGLMCCRQCFRSNAKDIGFIKYR, from the exons atgggacACTCGAACGTCTGGAACTCGCACCCCAAGAACTACGGCCCCGGATCCAGGGTTTG CCGTGTCTGCGGCAACTCGCATGGCCTGATCCGCAAGTACGGGCTGATGTGCTGCAGGCAGTGCTTCCGCAGCAACGCCAAGGACATCGGCTTCATCAAG TACCGTTAA
- the LOC123452439 gene encoding uncharacterized protein LOC123452439 — protein MDPCPFVRVLVGNLALRMPVAPPAAGAGAGVHPSTSPCYIKIRLGKMACQTAAAPLVLSDAAAAEQPPSGALAAAFHLSKADLEWFARKPSLFSPSRGAATLKVSVYAGRKGTTCGVSSGRLLGKATISLDLKGAEAKPAVLHSGWISVGRRGVGGKAGSAAAELSLTVRAEPDPRFVFEFDGEPECSPQVMQVRGSMKQPMFTCKFGCRTNSDLRRSVAQTEREAAGKERKGWSVTVHDLSGSPVALASMVTPFVASPGTDRVSRSNPGAWLILRPAGDGAWEPWGRLECWRERGGAGSSDSLGYRFDLLVPGVDHAVPIADSTIAASKGGKFALDLTAAQPLSRGSTPGCSPRGSGDFSQWPLGNYRGFVMSAAVEGEGRCSKPTVEVGVAHVGCAEDAAAFVALAAAVDLSMDACRLFSHKLRKELSHLRSDVLR, from the coding sequence ATGGACCCGTGCCCGTTCGTGCGGGTGCTGGTCGGCAACCTCGCCCTCAGAATGCCGGTGGCGCCGcccgccgccggcgccggcgccggcgtccacCCATCCACCTCCCCCTGCTACATCAAGATCCGCCTCGGCAAGATGGCCTGCCAGACCGCCGCGGCACCGCTCGTGCTGTCTGACGCCGCCGCTGCTGAGCAGCCCCCGTCCGGCGCCCTCGCCGCGGCCTTCCACCTCTCCAAGGCCGACCTCGAGTGGTTCGCCCGCAAGCCCTCGCTCTTCTCCCCCTCCCGCGGGGCCGCCACGCTCAAGGTCTCGGTCTACGCTGGCCGTAAGGGGACGACGTGCGGGGTCAGCTCCGGGCGGCTGCTCGGGAAGGCTACCATCTCGCTGGATCTCAAGGGCGCCGAGGCCAAGCCCGCCGTGTTGCATAGCGGCTGGATTTCCGTCGGGAGGCGCGGTGTTGGCGGGAAGGCTGGGTCCGCGGCCGCGGAGCTCAGCCTCACCGTGCGCGCGGAGCCCGACCCGCGGTTCGTGTTCGAGTTCGACGGCGAGCCGGAGTGCAGCCCGCAGGTGATGCAGGTCCGGGGCAGCATGAAGCAGCCCATGTTCACCTGCAAGTTCGGCTGCCGCACCAACAGCGACCTGCGGAGGTCGGTCGCGCAGACGGAGCGGGAGGCGGCCGGGAAGGAGCGCAAGGGGTGGTCCGTCACGGTGCACGACCTGTCGGGCTCCCCCGTCGCGCTCGCCTCCATGGTGACGCCCTTCGTGGCCTCGCCGGGGACGGACCGCGTCAGCCGCTCCAACCCGGGCGCGTGGCTCATCCTCCGGCCCGCGGGTGACGGCGCGTGGGAGCCCTGGGGCCGCCTCGAGTGCTGGCGCGAGCGCGGCGGGGCGGGGTCGTCCGACAGCCTCGGCTACCGCTTCGACCTACTCGTCCCCGGCGTGGATCACGCCGTCCCCATCGCGGACTCCACCATCGCCGCGTCCAAGGGCGGAAAGTTCGCGCTCGACCTGACCGCTGCGCAGCCGCTGAGCCGTGGGAGCACCCCGGGATGCAGCCCGCGCGGCAGCGGCGACTTCAGCCAGTGGCCTCTGGGGAACTACCGCGGGTTCGTgatgtcggcggcggtggagggcgaGGGGCGGTGCAGCAAGCCGACGGTGGAGGTCGGGGTGGCGCACGTCGGGTGCGCCGAGGACGCGGCGGCGTTCGTGGCCCTCGCGGCGGCAGTGGACCTGAGCATGGACGCGTGCAGGCTCTTCTCGCACAAGCTCAGGAAGGAGCTCTCGCACCTGCGGTCCGACGTCCTCCGGTGA